From a single Lolium rigidum isolate FL_2022 chromosome 7, APGP_CSIRO_Lrig_0.1, whole genome shotgun sequence genomic region:
- the LOC124676277 gene encoding UPF0426 protein At1g28150, chloroplastic-like gives MATYSPSGASTLLTHPRTSPTRIPGPASGRSSPCAVVGRERSRRRGAVGSVRACFNPLGDERILREALKEPVAFLGGVFAGLLRLDLNEDPLKEWVTRTVEASGIAEENSTEESDEGAQGDGPQQIEIE, from the exons ATGGCCACCTACAGTCCTTCCGGTGCTTCCACTCTGCTCACTCACCCGCGAACTTCCCCCACC AGGATTCCCGGTCCGGCTTCCGGTCGGAGCTCTCCCTGCGCAGTTGTTGGGCGggagaggagcaggaggaggggcGCGGTGGGTTCCGTGCGAGCGTGCTTCAATCCTCTCGGGGACGAGCGCATCCTCCGGGAGGCCTTGAAG GAGCCAGTTGCATTCTTGGGTGGCGTGTTTGCTGGTCTCTTGAGGCTTGACCTGAATGAGGATCCTCTCAAGGAGTGGGTGACTCGAACGGTGGAGGCTTCTGGAATAGCTGAGGAGAATAGCACCGAGGAATCTGATGAGGGAGCTCAAGGTGATGGACCTCAACAAATCGAGATTGAGTGA
- the LOC124671603 gene encoding probable LRR receptor-like serine/threonine-protein kinase RKF3, with protein MFRRRLPLLFLLAVCFLATSLHSQPTAPPQCPLNFTALRPFLAAPLPSDDASRCNFAVQSVRLLLSLHLAATGSFLVPASSSCLPPLRAALPFALPPPDACGLAGIDALLSTPGCANISTLADFDALVPASARRDMNASCDRELGPVPVCTGCTTSLSKAAAAYLLPGSPDGGNNVTGCVQYPFIYAGAAASPRGPDDPDTAFCLYLLKKNSEPSSGSGTPAWLYGVIFGCVGFVLVVAAAAGSWFLVRRRRKRAAAAALAAARADSRSKRSQAMESITASTTLLKFTYDEIKAATGGFNRDSIIGRGGFGNVYKGVLPDGAEVAVKRFKNCSAAGDAVFAHEVEVVASVRHVNLVSLRGYCIASTQREGHQRMIVCDLMHNGSLHDHLFGAGECVMAWPVRQRIAIGMARGLSYLHRDTQPAIIHRDIKASNILLDDDFEAKVADFGLAKFAPEGMTHVSTRVAGTMGYVAPEYALYGQLTEKSDVYSFGVVLLELLSGKKAFISLSEGQSFVLADWAWSLVRTGKTIDVIQEGMAEPGPTKVMEKYVLVAALCTHPQLHARPTMEQVVKILEADSAPGPLIIPDRPLPVVANLADIERSVSSSGSGQLYSPSGFRSFIHRNEDATLESPKEA; from the coding sequence ATGTTCCGCCGCCGTCTCCCCCTCCTGTTCCTCCTCGCCGTCTGCTTCCTCGCCACCTCCCTCCACTCCCAACCCACCGCGCCGCCGCAATGCCCGCTGAACTTCACGGCGCTGCGCCCCTTCCTCGCGGCGCCGCTCCCCTCCGACGACGCCTCGCGCTGCAACTTCGCGGTCCAGTCcgtgcgcctcctcctctccctccaccTCGCCGCCACCGGCTCCTTCCTCgtccccgcctcctcctcctgcctgCCGCCGCTCCGCGCCGCGCTCCCCTTCGCGCTCCCGCCGCCCGACGCATGCGGCCTCGCGGGCATCGATGCGCTCCTCTCCACTCCCGGGTGCGCCAACATCTCCACGCTCGCCGACTTCGACGCCCTCGTGCCTGCCTCCGCCCGCAGGGACATGAACGCCAGCTGCGACCGCGAGCTCGGCCCCGTCCCCGTCTGCACCGGCTGCACCACCTCGCTcagcaaggcggcggcggcctacCTCCTGCCGGGATCCCCCGACGGCGGGAACAACGTCACCGGCTGCGTCCAGTATCCCTTCATATACGCCGGGGCCGcggccagcccgcgcggccccgACGACCCGGACACCGCCTTCTGCCTCTACCTCCTCAAGAAGAACTCTGAACCCTCCAGCGGGTCCGGCACCCCTGCTTGGCTCTACGGGGTCATCTTCGGATGCGTCGGCTTCGTGCtggtggtcgccgccgccgctggctcGTGGTTCTTGGTGCGGCGGCGCCGGAAGCGGGCTGCCGCCGCGGCGCTAGCCGCGGCCAGAGCAGACAGCAGGAGCAAGCGCTCTCAGGCCATGGAGTCCATCACCGCCAGCACCACGCTGCTCAAGTTCACCTACGATGAGATCAAGGCGGCCACGGGGGGCTTCAACAGAGATAGCATCATCGGCCGTGGAGGGTTCGGGAACGTGTACAAAGGGGTGCTTCCAGATGGCGCAGAGGTGGCGGTGAAACGCTTCAAGAACTGCTCCGCGGCTGGGGATGCCGTGTTCGCGcatgaggtggaggtggtggccagCGTACGCCATGTCAACCTTGTCTCGCTCCGGGGGTACTGCATCGCCAGCACGCAGAGGGAGGGGCACCAGCGGATGATCGTGTGCGACCTCATGCATAACGGCAGCCTCCACGACCATCTGTTTGGCGCTGGGGAGTGCGTGATGGCGTGGCCGGTCAGGCAGAGGATCGCCATCGGGATGGCACGGGGGCTCTCTTACCTGCACCGTGACACGCAGCCAGCTATCATTCACAGGGATATCAAGGCTAGCAACATTTTGCTTGATGACGACTTTGAGGCGAAGGTGGCTGATTTTGGATTGGCCAAGTTTGCGCCAGAGGGGATGACACATGTGAGCACACGGGTTGCTGGGACGATGGGTTATGTCGCTCCAGAGTATGCCCTCTATGGCCAGTTAACTGAGAAGAGCGATGTCTACAGTTTTGGAGTCGTGCTTCTTGAGCTTCTGAGTGGGAAGAAAGCCTTCATCTCTCTAAGTGAGGGACAGAGTTTCGTGCTCGCTGATTGGGCTTGGTCATTGGTGCGGACGGGAAAGACAATTGATGTGATCCAAGAAGGAATGGCTGAACCTGGTCCTACCAAGGTCATGGAGAAGTATGTACTCGTCGCAGCACTCTGCACACATCCACAGCTCCATGCCAGGCCAACAATGGAGCAAGTGGTGAAGATACTAGAGGCGGATTCAGCACCAGGGCCTCTAATAATTCCAGACCGTCCGCTCCCTGTTGTTGCAAACCTGGCTGATATTGAGAGGTCAGTGAGCAGCAGCGGCTCAGGTCAGCTGTACAGTCCTTCTGGTTTCCGCTCTTTTATTCATAGAAATGAGGATGCTACACTGGAATCTCCAAAGGAAGCATGA